A window of Leucoraja erinacea ecotype New England unplaced genomic scaffold, Leri_hhj_1 Leri_1158S, whole genome shotgun sequence genomic DNA:
gtatgtatatcaggtatttttcccatgtttctttcggAATTTTTATCAGTAATTCTCGTTCCCAGTCTGCTCTAATTGCCTCGATgataattctatatttaaaatgatattatataaatatgatatataATTGCTTGATTCTGCCTTATTGTTCATTGCTTCATCTAATAAATCTAGGGTTAgagtttgatatccttgtatgtgtTTTTTCAAATAGTCTCTAAATTGAAGGTATTTAAAGTATTGGTTACTTTTCAggttgtattttaattgtaattgttgaaatgataaaagttttcccatttcatacatgtctccaatccttttaattcctaatctttcccaatagGTATATGTTTTGTCagtgagagatggtttgaatgaggggattattaactattggagatAAAAGCAATATGTTTCTTAAttccttaagcgggccctggacatctaaaaccccagagctgccagggcccttaagcgggccgcaagggtctttgagcttcgcACTTGTGAGACGCTGTGTGCACTTATTTGACAAAAAAATGTGTAATCCTGCCATGCTACCCCCATTTTTGAAAAGAATCGTACAGGCCTAGTGTATAATACCTTTGACACTGtcgtaggcctttcttacatatgctgtcacaacgcactgctGTCTCTAAAcaccacttcagtaattttccttgccctccatttcagaataatagtgttttaagccaataactcgacacaagccctggcaataaataaaaagcacagctttccagcccttatctcattggccacactcGTCTGCACATTGGTggcaatctggtggactcttccatcttcctctcattgtgggggtgggggattgagaGGGGCCTTACAAGTGGAATAGCcatgggcctctcttcatctaaatccggccctgcactTACTGATGAATCAcccgtttacaaaaaaaaggacacaaaatgctggggtaaatcagcaggacagacagcatctcaggagagaagaaatgggtgacgtttcagttcgagactgaagaagggtctcgactcaaaacgttacccattccttccagcattttgtatctacttaAACAGTGCCTATCTACATCGcagtgtgccagcaggctggaggatcGGGCAAAGGCCTGCCACAGagtgggcaggtgaaggggcgctggccgtgtggactcgccggtgctctagcaggtggtcaaggtgggtgaagcccttaccacaggacgAGCAGGGGAAGGGATGCCGGTGCTGCTACAagctggacatgcgggtgaaacccttgccacacccAGCGCACTCAAAGGGTCTCTCactggtgtgtatccgctggttcTCCCGCAGCCCCCGTGCTCTCTTGAAACTCTTGccgcagtgggagcagctgcttgTCGGCATGGGCCCGCTGGAGCTGCCGCAACCCTCACAAGCTATCAATCGACTCACCGCACGGGCATTCGTAGGGCTGGCAAATGGTGTGCTGGTGAGATAGGACATGGGAGGTcatggcaaagcgctctccacacaccgggctggggaagAGACGGTCGCCGGTGTGCACCTGCTGGTGGTACAGTAGCttggtggagcgggtgaagcccttgctgcactgggcacaggtgaaggggcgctcgcctgtgtgggtgcgctggtgcaccagcaggctgctgtaccaggtgaagcccttgccgcggTCGCTGCagatgtagggccgctccccggtgtgcagtgGCCTGTGCCTCTTCAGCTCTGTGGATTACTTGAAGTCCTTGCCACAGCTGGAGCAGCAGAAGGGCCTGGGGAAGGGATGGTCTCTGGTGTGCACCACTGGTGCGACAGCAGGCTGGTGGAGCGGGTGAAACCCTTACCGCAGTGGCTGCAGCTGTAGGGGCGTTCGCTGGCATggatgcgctggtgcaccagcaggctattggactgggtgaagcccttaccgcagacgctgcaggtgtagggccgctccccggtgtgcatgCGTCTGTGCCTCTTCAGGTTCgacgacgacttgaagcctttgtcaCAGTCGGAGCAGGTAAAGGGCCGCTCACcactgtgcacccgctggtgcacCTGCAGCCCCGACGACTGGATGAAGGTCTTGCCGCAGGTGGaacagccatagggcttctcgctcATGTGCACATGCCAGTGGATCTTCAGATGTTTCACCAtcttgaagcccttgccgcagacgctgcaggtgtagggccactCCCCGGTGTGCATGCGCCTGTGGCTCTTCAGGTTTGATGACGACTTGTAGCATTTGCCACAGTCGGAGCAGGcaaagggccgctcactgctgtgcacccgctggtgcccCTGCAGCCCTGTCGAGTCGGAAAAGCTctcttgccacaggtggagcagccatagggcttctcgcccgtgtgaacCCGACAGTGGATCTTCAGGTGTTTCATCATCTTGAAAcgcttgccgcagtcgctgcaggtgtagggccactCCCCGGTGTGCATGCGCCTGTGGCGCTTCAGGTTTGATGATGACTTGTAGCGTTTGCCACAgttggagcaggtgaagggccgctcaatgctgtgcacccgctggtgcacCTGCAGCCCCGACGAGTCGGCAAAGCTCTTGCCACaagtggagcagccatagggcttctcgcctgtGTGAACCCGACAGTGGATCTTCAGGTGTTTCATcatcttgaagctcttgccgcactccgagcagtcgaaggggcgttctcctgTGTGCACCTGCCGGTGGGCCTCCAGCTCACTCAGGTTCTGCCAGGGcttgccacacacgtcacactcataacgcttctccttgttgtgccccgtcatgtggtcctccatcaaagctcagcccgcacactgagcagagaggggggagggctcACCGGCACCCTAGCCGCCCTCAATGGCTGCTCACAGCAacagctcctaaaccctgcaggaggggaacacagaggatcaacaagctggcaaacaggacattacttgCACAAAATAGGTGCATTTATAGCGGAGGTAACCGTTATAATTATGGGAagcacagcggtacagttgctgcctcaccgccagagacccgggctcgatcctgactatgggtgctgtctgtgaggagtttatatgttctccccttgacctccccttaaacgctcatcatatgttaacccacactttcttggaatcattcttataaacctcgccagaccctctgcagagccagcaAATTTTCCTCAATATGGGGCCCACATTTCCTCACATTACTCAAAATGCTGCCTGCCAAgcatcttatagagcctcaggtCGCTGGAGATGGAAGGCAGAGCTACATTAACAGTGTCACTGTAGCACCATTATGGTGGTCTTTCATTAGAATAGAAGCAACACCTTCTGGTATCAATAGTAATTCCACCTGCCATGCTGCTGAAAAAATGGATGGAAATACTCAGCCAGTCAGTCAGGCGGAATCTGTGATGAAAGAAACAAACTTAATATTTCAGGTAAATGTCCTTTCCTCAGAgccaaaatataaaattaaatcaGGCATGTTTAAACTTGAGGAAAGGCGGTGAAGGGCAAGGACAGCAAAGAAGTGTGTAATGGCATGGAGACCAACGGAAGACTGATGAGAGGTTTCTATTGAGTTGAGACGATATGGAAGGTTTGTAaatgcagggctctcgcttaactttctttccctgttgccagctgggcaaccttggcagtttttaggttgccaaatcacagttaaggtggtcatttaagatgattTGCATAACGCGTGCGATAaggtgctcggacgaagtgcgtagttacgtCGGaaatatggtcaatgaagc
This region includes:
- the LOC129715389 gene encoding zinc finger protein 229-like, with translation RSALALGSGLGSPLGTSSRVGARRQLSGLRSALALGSVLGASSRVSARRQLSGLRSGFRSCCCEQPLRAARVPNLSELEAHRQVHTGERPFDCSECGKSFKMMKHLKIHCRVHTAALHLLQLWQTLQVIIKPEAPQAHAHRGVALHLQRLRQAFQDDETPEDPLSGSHGREALWLLHLWQESFSDSTGLQGHQRVHSSERPFACSDCGKCYKSSSNLKSHRRMHTGEWPYTCSVCGKGFKMVKHLKIHWHVHMSEKPYGCSTCGKTFIQSSGLQVHQRVHSGERPFTCSDCDKGFKSSSNLKRHRRMHTGERPYTCSVCGKGFTQSNSLLVHQRIHASERPYSCSHCGKGFTRSTSLLSHQWCTPETIPSPGPSAAPAVARTSSNPQS